A genomic window from Algoriphagus sp. Y33 includes:
- a CDS encoding SGNH/GDSL hydrolase family protein, producing the protein MNIKISILFSFYILFIGNPKQKIFLIGDSISVHYTPYLKKNLDNEFEFGRKEDNGLAEENLDVPQGANGGNSSMVLEYLKSKLKNEKFRPDYLLLNAGLHDIKRNPVSNQIAIKQEKYKSNLVEIFDLLEENEIKPIWIKTTPVVDSIHNKIGMAFFRFSEDVDVYNRIADSLCISRNIPIIDLFGFSKKLGYGEYVDHVHFSEEARELQAGFIAGFLNGYMQ; encoded by the coding sequence ATGAATATAAAAATATCTATTTTGTTTTCTTTTTATATATTATTTATAGGTAATCCGAAACAAAAGATTTTCCTTATTGGAGATAGTATTTCTGTACATTATACTCCCTATTTAAAAAAAAATCTGGATAATGAATTTGAGTTTGGAAGGAAAGAGGATAATGGATTGGCAGAGGAAAACTTGGATGTACCTCAAGGTGCAAATGGGGGCAATTCTAGTATGGTTTTGGAATATTTAAAATCCAAATTGAAAAATGAGAAATTTAGACCTGATTACCTGTTGTTAAATGCTGGTCTACATGATATTAAAAGGAATCCTGTCTCAAACCAAATTGCAATAAAACAAGAAAAATACAAGTCGAATTTGGTTGAGATCTTTGATTTGTTGGAAGAAAATGAGATTAAACCAATATGGATTAAAACAACACCAGTCGTTGATTCAATTCATAATAAAATAGGAATGGCATTTTTTAGGTTTTCAGAGGATGTAGATGTGTATAATCGTATTGCTGATAGTTTATGTATTAGTAGGAATATTCCGATTATAGATTTGTTTGGGTTTTCTAAAAAATTGGGCTATGGTGAATATGTTGATCATGTTCATTTTTCTGAGGAAGCTAGGGAGTTGCAAGCTGGTTTCATAGCGGGGTTTTTAAATGGTTATATGCAATAA
- a CDS encoding FAD-dependent oxidoreductase, with product MNKLKFVYAFCIVVLSLCASCNQKISENNGDIEADVCIYGATPAGIAAAISASKSNKAVVLIEPTIRIGGMVTNGLSHTDFHSFEALSGTFLDFTQRVEKYYSEQYGANSQQVKDSFGGTFGEPKVNLLIFQEMLDEYPNIKVIKDASLSDVQILNSRILSAEFKTKGKSLVLLADIFIDATYEGDLMAMSGVSYTVGREGKDAYNESLAPDTTDNQLQAYNFRFCATKDPDNRVEVKKPLGYDRNDFVEVLSILETGILDKVFGYPPDKAIYKAHLPVNPNNKFDINDMSKGIVRLSLPGKNLGWPDGSPEQRIEIFDDHLYHNVGLLYFLQNDSEVPEKYRSDAKNWGWCKDEFIENDHLPLQLYVREARRMIGQHIYVQQDSEPVGEDSRAVYHKSSIAMGDYGNNCHGTHHVGPLIGGMHEGEFYNPVPPYQIPYGVLLPIEIHNLIVPVAISSSHVGFCALRLEPIWTSLGQAAGFAAALAIDSNKNPDDIEVKVLQKKLHEDGSATIYVGDVLPGDPDFEAVQWWGAQGGLHQLNTTSKPGQRGKNIVGQYYEVAPLHDANLDKILEPDTKDRWFAICKNMGVQDEDLNILQHVETRGDFIREAYNLIHFR from the coding sequence ATGAATAAACTAAAATTTGTTTACGCGTTTTGTATAGTTGTTCTCTCTCTTTGCGCCTCCTGTAATCAGAAGATTTCCGAAAACAATGGTGATATTGAAGCTGATGTATGTATTTATGGGGCCACTCCTGCAGGGATAGCCGCGGCAATTTCTGCTTCAAAATCAAATAAGGCCGTGGTACTTATTGAACCTACAATCCGAATTGGTGGTATGGTGACCAATGGATTGTCGCACACAGATTTTCATTCCTTTGAAGCTCTATCTGGTACTTTCCTTGATTTTACACAGCGCGTTGAGAAATACTACTCAGAGCAATATGGGGCAAATTCACAGCAGGTAAAAGATTCCTTTGGAGGGACTTTTGGTGAGCCCAAAGTCAACCTCTTGATATTTCAGGAGATGTTGGATGAGTATCCGAATATTAAAGTAATAAAAGACGCAAGCCTTAGTGACGTTCAGATTTTGAATTCAAGAATTCTAAGTGCGGAATTCAAGACAAAAGGTAAAAGCCTGGTGCTACTCGCTGATATCTTTATTGATGCAACCTATGAAGGTGATTTGATGGCGATGTCTGGAGTATCCTATACAGTAGGGCGGGAAGGAAAGGATGCCTACAATGAATCTTTGGCGCCTGATACTACTGATAACCAATTGCAGGCGTATAATTTCAGGTTCTGTGCCACTAAAGATCCTGATAACCGCGTGGAAGTCAAGAAACCTCTGGGGTACGATAGAAATGACTTTGTCGAAGTCTTATCCATTTTAGAAACTGGAATATTGGACAAGGTATTTGGTTACCCACCTGATAAAGCAATATACAAAGCACATTTACCAGTTAACCCTAACAATAAATTTGACATAAACGACATGTCGAAAGGGATAGTGAGGTTATCACTTCCCGGCAAAAATCTAGGATGGCCAGATGGATCTCCAGAACAGAGAATAGAGATTTTTGATGATCATCTTTATCATAATGTAGGCCTCCTTTATTTTTTACAAAATGATTCCGAAGTCCCAGAAAAATACCGATCTGATGCGAAAAATTGGGGCTGGTGTAAAGATGAATTCATTGAAAATGATCATTTGCCTTTACAGTTATATGTGAGAGAAGCAAGAAGGATGATTGGTCAGCATATCTATGTTCAGCAGGATAGCGAGCCGGTAGGGGAGGATTCAAGAGCTGTATATCATAAAAGCTCTATAGCTATGGGAGATTATGGGAATAACTGCCATGGCACTCATCATGTGGGACCATTAATAGGTGGGATGCATGAGGGTGAGTTCTACAATCCCGTACCGCCGTACCAGATTCCTTATGGAGTCCTTTTGCCTATTGAAATACATAATCTAATCGTACCAGTAGCAATTTCATCTTCGCATGTTGGATTTTGTGCGCTAAGACTTGAGCCTATATGGACATCACTTGGTCAAGCGGCTGGATTTGCAGCAGCTTTAGCTATTGATTCTAATAAGAATCCTGATGATATCGAAGTTAAAGTTTTGCAAAAAAAGCTGCATGAGGATGGCTCTGCCACCATTTATGTTGGAGATGTTTTACCTGGTGATCCGGATTTTGAAGCTGTACAATGGTGGGGGGCACAGGGAGGTTTACATCAGCTTAATACCACGTCCAAACCTGGACAACGGGGTAAAAATATAGTTGGGCAGTATTATGAAGTAGCCCCTTTGCATGATGCCAATCTTGATAAAATCCTGGAGCCAGATACGAAGGATCGTTGGTTTGCAATTTGCAAAAATATGGGTGTTCAGGATGAGGATTTAAATATTCTTCAACACGTGGAAACAAGAGGTGACTTTATCCGTGAAGCTTATAATTTAATCCATTTTAGGTAG